One window of Ziziphus jujuba cultivar Dongzao chromosome 5, ASM3175591v1 genomic DNA carries:
- the LOC107411152 gene encoding potassium channel KAT3, which yields MSTTMSWSETRSPLPLLFRRRSSGEVKNLASVSSSLLPAFGTVIDGHLQLKKYVIAPYDRRYRLWQTFLVVLVVYSAWASPFELAFKKVATGSLLPVDLTVDAFFAIDIILTFFVAYLDKSTYLLIDDHKKIAIRYLTRIWFPMDVASTLPFQLIYRIFTGNNHEGEVFGFLNMLRLWRLRRVSQLFTRLEKDTRFSYFWTRYIKLICVTLFAVHTAGCFYYWLAIHHKAQEDTWIGSQIHDFKHESIWLGYTYSIYWSIVTLTTVGYGDLHAVNTGEKVFNMIYMLFNIGLTAYLIGNMTNLIVHSAVRTFAMRDAINEILRYASKNRLPEGLKEQMLAHLQLKFKTAELKQEEVLEDLPKAIRSSIAHHLFHGTVEKSYLFKGVSEDLVAQVVSEMKAEYFPPKVDIILQNEVPTDFYILVSGAVDVLVYKNGTEQLLSKQGASELAGEIAVLFNIPQPFTVRTKRLSQVIRMSHQQFKQIMQPYSEDGKILISNFIEYVRGLKKEMLEEIPFLSELLGDQNIQHEESNEDQHHHETTSYHRDANIEGIDNNSDPLPTTLPVRVIIHGHDPNKNTTEVDQTGKLVHLPNSIEDLFILAEKKFGKRGSKILMSDCSQVEELNALREKDHLFIF from the exons ATGTCAACAACAATGTCTTGGTCAGAGACAAGGTCACCACTGCCTTTGCTGTTTCGAAGGCGTTCAAGTGGGGAAGTCAAGAACTTAGCCTCAGTTTCTAGCAGTCTCTTACCTGCTTTTGGTACTGTGATTGATGGACATTTGCAACTCAAGAAATATGTTATTGCTCCCTATGACAGAAGATATAG GTTATGGCAGACATTCCTGGTGGTACTGGTGGTGTACTCGGCGTGGGCTTCGCCTTTCGAGCTTGCTTTTAAGAAAGTAGCAACTGGGTCTCTCTTGCCTGTTGATCTGACGGTGGATGCTTTCTTTGCCATTGATATAATCTTGACTTTCTTTGTTGCTTACTTGGACAAGTCCACCTATCTTTTAATAGATGATCACAAGAAAATTGCAATCAG gtACCTCACAAGAATATGGTTCCCAATGGATGTAGCCTCTACCCTTCCGTTTCAGTTGATATACAGAATTTTCACGGGCAACAATCATGAAGGGGAGGTATTTGGCTTCCTCAATATGCTCCGTCTCTGGCGACTCAGGCGTGTTAGTCAATTGTTTACGAG GCTTGAGAAAGACACACGCTTTAGCTACTTCTGGACAAGATACATCAAGCTAATCTGT GTCACGCTATTTGCAGTGCACACAGCAGGTTGCTTCTACTACTGGCTGGCCATCCATCATAAAGCACAAGAAGATACATGGATTGGATCCCAAATCCATGATTTCAAACACGAAAGCATCTGGTTGGGATACACCTATTCCATATACTGGTCAATTGTCACCCTCACCACTGTTGGTTATGGTGATTTGCATGCTGTaaatacaggagagaaagtcttcAACATGATTTACATGCTTTTCAACATTGGactcactgcttatttgatcgGAAACATGACAAACTTAATCGTCCACAGCGCTGTTCGAACCTTTGCCATG AGAGACGCCATCAATGAGATACTGCGATACGCAAGCAAGAACAGACTTCCAGAAGGCCTGAAGGAGCAAATGCTAGCACACTTGCAACTCAAGTTCAAGACAGCAGAGTTAAAGCAAGAAGAAGTGCTAGAGGACCTGCCTAAAGCAATAAGATCCAGCATTGCTCATCATCTTTTCCATGGAACTGTTGAGAAATCTTACCTGTTTAAAGGAGTCTCTGAAGACCTTGTTGCTCAAGtg GTATCAGAAATGAAAGCAGAATATTTTCCACCCAAGGTTGATATAATCTTACAAAACGAGGTTCCAACAGATTTCTACATTTTGGTGTCTGGAGCAGTG GACGTTCTGGTATACAAGAATGGTACAGAGCAG CTTTTGTCAAAACAAGGAGCTTCAGAATTGGCAGGAGAAATTGCGGTACTTTTCAATATCCCACAACCTTTTACAGTGAGAACTAAGAGGCTTTCTCAGGTTATTCGGATGAGTCATCAGCAGTTCAAACAAATAATGCAACCATATAGTGAAGATGGGAAGATTTTGATCTCCAACTTCATTGAG TATGTAAGAGGCTTGAAAAAAGAGATGCTAGAAGAGATACCCTTTTTATCAGAATTGCTTGGTGACCAGAATATACAG CATGAAGAATCCAATGAAGACCAACATCATCATGAAACAACAAGTTATCATCGAGATGCAAATATAGAAG GAATAGACAACAATTCCGATCCATTGCCAACCACACTTCCTGTCAGAGTGATAATCCATGGACATGATCCAAATAAGAATACAACAGAAGTTGATCAGACAGGGAAACTTGTACATTTGCCCAATTCAATAGAAGACCTTTTCATATTAGCAG AGAAAAAGTTTGGCAAAAGAGGAAGCAAAATTCTCATGTCCGATTGCTCGCAGGTGGAAGAATTGAATGCATTGAGAGAGAAAGACCATCTCtttatcttttga
- the LOC107411153 gene encoding uncharacterized protein LOC107411153 translates to MAVSPSQSDTGLLPPPPPPPSEAESPLSSLVYEMSHKMQEVMENMLKMINEIDENSNAIMEEIEKSKESALERKKFLEEEKERFQKAAYAALNMLNNGE, encoded by the exons aTGGCGGTTTCACCATCGCAATCCGACACTGGCCtacttcctcctcctcctcctccaccatCGGAAGCTGAATCTCCTCTCTCGTCTCTCGTTTACG AGATGTCGCACAAAATGCAAGAGGTGATGGAGAACATGCTTAAGATGATCAA TGAAATTGATGAAAACTCCAATGCAATAATGGAAGAAATAGAGAAGAGTAAAGAATCAGCTCTTGAGAGGAAGAAATTCTTGGAGGAAGAGAAGGAACGGTTTCAAAAAGCTGCTTACGCTGCATTAAACATGCTCAACAATGGAGAGTAG